Proteins encoded within one genomic window of Vicinamibacteria bacterium:
- a CDS encoding transketolase C-terminal domain-containing protein, producing MAEEAFDDLDGPIVRVTAPDTPVPYAGALEDAFIPGVEDVARAARELAAY from the coding sequence ATCGCCGAGGAAGCGTTCGACGATCTGGACGGTCCCATCGTAAGGGTGACCGCTCCCGATACGCCGGTGCCTTACGCTGGGGCTCTCGAGGATGCCTTCATCCCTGGAGTCGAGGATGTGGCGCGAGCCGCCCGTGAGCTCGCCGCCTACTAA
- the sucB gene encoding dihydrolipoyllysine-residue succinyltransferase, whose translation MTEVIMPQMGESIAEGTIIKWYKQVGDRIERDEPLFEISTDKVDTEIPAPASGILAEVRVQEGETVAINTIVALIESEGSTTRTEAAPPDAKPQEPTSKAPPPPPREERATDGPRSSPLVRKMAEEHGIDLSELTGTGRDGRISKGDVLEFLEKRKAAPPAEAPPPTPSVPPPPPSPSVPAHERPSEAPVGRVEVEPMSVMRRSIAEHMIVSRRTSAHVTTVFEADVSHIVRAREAARHVFERDEGVKLTYTPFFVRAVTSSLKNFPVINARIDGDTIVYNKEYNIGVAVALDDGLIVPVIRQADEKSFLGLARAVADLAERARTKKLRPEEVQGGTFTLTNPGPYGALFGTPIINQPQVAILGLGGIHKRPVIVNDAIAVRSMVYLALSFDHRLIDGATADQFMADVKRRLEGWDEKVW comes from the coding sequence ATGACCGAAGTCATCATGCCCCAGATGGGCGAAAGTATCGCCGAAGGTACGATCATCAAGTGGTACAAGCAGGTAGGGGATCGAATCGAGCGCGACGAGCCTCTATTCGAGATTTCGACCGACAAGGTGGATACCGAGATCCCGGCGCCGGCCTCGGGCATCCTCGCCGAGGTCAGGGTTCAGGAAGGTGAGACCGTCGCGATCAACACCATCGTGGCGCTGATCGAGAGCGAGGGCTCGACGACGAGAACCGAAGCGGCTCCCCCCGACGCCAAACCGCAGGAACCGACGTCGAAGGCGCCTCCGCCTCCTCCCCGGGAAGAACGCGCGACCGACGGGCCTCGAAGCTCGCCGCTCGTGCGGAAGATGGCCGAAGAACACGGCATCGATTTGAGCGAGCTCACCGGTACCGGGCGTGACGGAAGGATCAGCAAGGGGGACGTTCTCGAGTTTCTCGAGAAGCGAAAGGCGGCGCCCCCGGCGGAAGCTCCGCCACCTACGCCGTCGGTTCCACCGCCGCCACCGTCGCCGAGCGTTCCCGCCCACGAGCGCCCGTCCGAGGCGCCCGTCGGGCGCGTCGAAGTCGAGCCCATGAGCGTGATGCGGAGGTCCATCGCCGAGCACATGATCGTCTCGCGCCGCACTTCCGCTCACGTCACGACCGTCTTCGAGGCCGACGTGAGTCACATCGTCCGGGCACGCGAGGCGGCCAGGCACGTCTTCGAGAGAGACGAGGGCGTCAAGCTCACTTACACGCCGTTTTTCGTCCGCGCCGTCACTTCGTCGCTCAAGAACTTTCCCGTGATCAACGCTCGCATCGACGGCGACACCATCGTCTACAACAAGGAATACAACATTGGAGTCGCCGTTGCCCTCGACGACGGCCTCATCGTGCCCGTCATCCGCCAAGCGGACGAGAAGAGCTTTCTCGGTCTCGCTCGCGCCGTGGCCGATCTCGCCGAGAGAGCGAGAACGAAGAAGCTCCGACCGGAAGAAGTGCAGGGAGGAACCTTCACCCTGACGAACCCCGGTCCGTACGGGGCGCTCTTCGGAACACCGATCATCAATCAACCGCAAGTCGCTATTCTCGGTCTCGGTGGAATCCACAAGCGGCCGGTCATCGTGAACGATGCGATCGCGGTGCGTTCGATGGTCTATCTGGCCCTGTCGTTCGATCACCGGCTGATCGACGGCGCAACCGCGGATCAGTTCATGGCGGACGTGAAGCGCCGGCTCGAGGGCTGGGACGAGAAGGTATGGTAG
- the lipA gene encoding lipoyl synthase, whose translation MNPRPPWLKVRLPSGESYFRLKRILGGLDLHTVCEEARCPNVAECWGHGTATFMILGDVCTRACGFCAVKTGLPTSLDRDEPRRVAEAVVAMELDHAVVTSVNRDELPDGGASVFSDTIEAIRRRRPSTSVEVLIPDFQGSLASLETVLAARPEIVNHNIETVPRLYKRVRPGASYARSVELLRRAKELAPGIVSKTGMMLGLGESAREVEEVMRELVETAHVDVLTLGQYLQPTKAHLPIERFVEPGEFEELARRGRAIGFRHVEAGPLVRSSYHAANQVPV comes from the coding sequence ATGAACCCGAGACCGCCCTGGCTCAAGGTCCGGCTTCCGAGCGGCGAGAGCTATTTCCGGCTCAAACGCATCCTCGGCGGACTCGATTTGCACACGGTCTGCGAGGAGGCGCGCTGCCCGAACGTCGCGGAGTGCTGGGGGCACGGCACGGCCACGTTCATGATCCTGGGGGACGTGTGCACCAGAGCCTGCGGCTTCTGCGCCGTCAAGACGGGTCTTCCCACGTCTCTCGATCGTGACGAGCCCCGGAGGGTCGCGGAGGCCGTGGTGGCGATGGAGCTCGACCACGCGGTCGTCACGTCGGTGAATCGGGACGAGCTTCCCGATGGGGGCGCGTCGGTATTCTCGGATACGATCGAGGCGATACGCCGAAGGCGGCCGAGCACGTCGGTGGAGGTCTTGATTCCGGACTTCCAGGGTTCGCTCGCATCGCTCGAGACCGTTCTCGCCGCCCGTCCCGAGATCGTGAACCACAACATCGAGACCGTTCCCCGCCTCTACAAGCGGGTACGGCCGGGCGCGAGCTACGCTCGATCGGTCGAGCTGCTTCGGCGGGCCAAGGAGCTCGCACCGGGCATCGTGAGCAAGACCGGCATGATGCTCGGACTCGGTGAGAGCGCTCGAGAAGTCGAGGAGGTCATGCGTGAGCTCGTCGAGACCGCGCACGTGGATGTCCTCACCCTGGGGCAGTACCTTCAGCCCACGAAGGCTCACCTGCCCATCGAGCGATTCGTCGAGCCTGGGGAATTCGAGGAGCTGGCCAGGAGAGGAAGGGCGATCGGGTTTCGTCATGTCGAGGCAGGACCTCTCGTGAGGAGCTCCTATCACGCCGCGAATCAGGTGCCGGTCTAG
- a CDS encoding class I SAM-dependent methyltransferase, whose protein sequence is MESEEFEKLFQLEESLWWFRGMEAISIALLDRFGAETSSEASRRVLDAGCGTGGMLPTLARYGSVTGIDFAFMALELARRRGPTPLVHGSVARLPFPSGIFDLVTSFDVIYHRGVPEDAVALAEMTRVLRPGGTLLIRVPAFEKMRSRHDEAVHTRQRYGKKELTAKLRDAGLEPIFVSFANFFLFPVAWVRRRASRSTRSGSDVEATSPLLNALLEKVLSLEAILIGRTSLPFGLSLVAVARKSR, encoded by the coding sequence GTGGAATCCGAAGAGTTCGAGAAGCTCTTCCAGCTGGAAGAGTCTCTGTGGTGGTTTCGTGGCATGGAGGCCATTTCGATTGCCCTCCTCGACCGTTTCGGAGCGGAGACGAGCTCCGAGGCCTCGAGGAGGGTTCTCGATGCCGGCTGCGGGACCGGCGGCATGTTGCCGACGCTCGCCCGATACGGGTCGGTGACCGGGATCGATTTCGCGTTCATGGCACTCGAGCTCGCACGGAGAAGAGGCCCGACCCCTCTGGTTCATGGCAGCGTCGCCCGACTTCCCTTCCCCTCGGGGATCTTCGATCTCGTTACCTCGTTCGACGTCATCTACCATCGCGGAGTGCCGGAGGACGCCGTTGCGCTTGCCGAAATGACCCGGGTGCTGCGACCCGGTGGCACGCTTCTCATCCGGGTGCCCGCCTTCGAGAAAATGCGAAGCCGCCACGACGAAGCGGTGCACACGAGACAGCGCTACGGCAAGAAGGAGCTCACGGCGAAGCTGCGTGACGCGGGCCTCGAGCCGATCTTCGTGTCGTTCGCCAATTTCTTCCTGTTTCCGGTGGCTTGGGTGCGCCGCCGTGCCAGCCGCTCGACCCGTTCGGGCTCCGACGTCGAAGCGACGTCGCCCTTACTGAACGCTTTGCTCGAGAAGGTGCTCAGCCTCGAAGCCATCCTGATCGGCCGCACCTCGCTGCCGTTCGGATTGTCCCTGGTCGCCGTCGCTCGAAAAAGCCGCTAG